A genomic segment from Methanolobus zinderi encodes:
- a CDS encoding RNA-guided endonuclease InsQ/TnpB family protein, with amino-acid sequence MVRKEDQNCRNLRFSIHPTPEQEAKLEETMETCRRLWNDLLSSRVELFDVYGLYPDSRLLEKQLKFYEYTNNIHSQVRLNVFERVQQAYFKFLDDIKNGRLKGSKPKRGTFVKREDVPVGKLSYSIPSKNSSKFIQYDGILPRGHPKFKGKEGYHSFTYKQYGNGWKLTGNKLFLSKITSKNDLIKIDINNDIIQGRPKTCTIKKEGNKWFAFVTVEIPDNPGPIIPVTMIGIDLGLESLIATSDGEFIEPPELFREAEKRLAIEQRKLARMEYGSQNYRKQKKKVNRIHRKIAKARNHFSHCLSKMLVGKYDLIVFENLKIKNLVKNSRLAKSIHDAGWSRIVQHTEYKAAEKGKTVEKVDPKNTSQICSVCGKKKKTKLKLADRVFECEHCKSSLNRDINAAVNILRKSKAYKDTVRLAGINGCEVGTTTTSSVTGLQVPTMNQQLLNLVQGRDFLRVQ; translated from the coding sequence ATGGTCCGAAAAGAAGATCAGAACTGTAGAAATCTCAGGTTTTCTATTCATCCAACTCCTGAACAAGAAGCAAAGTTGGAAGAAACAATGGAAACCTGCAGAAGACTATGGAACGATTTGCTTTCAAGCAGAGTTGAACTGTTTGATGTATATGGACTATATCCGGATTCAAGACTACTCGAAAAACAACTCAAATTTTATGAATATACTAATAATATACATTCTCAAGTAAGATTAAATGTGTTTGAAAGAGTACAACAGGCATATTTCAAGTTTCTAGATGATATCAAGAACGGTAGACTTAAAGGAAGTAAACCAAAACGAGGCACTTTTGTTAAGAGAGAAGACGTTCCTGTGGGAAAGCTGTCGTATTCGATCCCATCTAAAAATAGCTCAAAATTCATTCAATATGATGGTATCCTGCCCAGAGGACATCCAAAATTCAAGGGAAAGGAAGGCTACCATAGTTTCACCTATAAACAATATGGAAATGGATGGAAACTAACTGGAAACAAACTGTTTTTGTCAAAGATAACCAGTAAAAATGATCTGATCAAGATCGATATCAATAATGATATTATTCAGGGCAGACCAAAGACCTGTACCATAAAAAAAGAAGGAAATAAATGGTTTGCTTTTGTAACAGTAGAAATTCCTGATAATCCTGGACCAATTATACCAGTAACCATGATAGGTATCGATCTTGGTCTTGAATCATTAATAGCAACATCAGATGGTGAGTTCATCGAACCACCTGAGTTGTTCAGAGAAGCAGAGAAAAGGTTAGCTATCGAACAAAGAAAACTTGCAAGAATGGAATATGGTTCCCAGAACTACCGAAAGCAAAAGAAAAAAGTGAACAGGATTCACAGAAAAATCGCAAAGGCAAGAAACCATTTCTCACATTGTTTAAGCAAGATGCTTGTTGGGAAGTACGACCTGATAGTATTCGAAAACCTGAAAATTAAAAACCTTGTCAAAAACTCAAGACTAGCCAAGTCTATCCATGATGCAGGATGGTCAAGGATTGTCCAGCATACTGAGTACAAGGCTGCTGAGAAAGGAAAGACAGTTGAAAAGGTTGATCCCAAGAATACTTCTCAGATATGTTCGGTATGTGGAAAGAAGAAGAAGACAAAACTAAAATTAGCAGATAGGGTGTTTGAGTGTGAGCATTGTAAATCTTCTTTAAACAGAGATATCAACGCTGCGGTCAACATCCTCAGGAAATCTAAAGCATACAAGGATACCGTGAGGCTCGCGGGAATTAACGGCTGTGAAGTTGGAACCACTACAACCAGTTCTGTAACTGGGTTGCAAGTTCCGACGATGAATCAGCAATTGCTCAACCTTGTACAAGGTAGAGACTTCTTAAGGGTTCAATAG
- a CDS encoding SOUL family heme-binding protein — protein MEKEGVIFAILSVAIVLVVIWFIMGVMMSMSAEKIKYSLLDELDEGVEIRQYENLILISTTADDTNSAFSTLARYISGNNRANTKIEMTAPVISHRETGGVNMSFILPHEYDLSNAPEPGENNVKITELTTRKLATIAFSGYVSDSSYEKHRMQLEKVLKSNGIVTKGEYFLMRYNPPWIPPTMMRNDIAVEVE, from the coding sequence ATGGAGAAAGAGGGAGTTATTTTCGCTATATTGAGTGTTGCGATCGTTCTGGTCGTAATATGGTTTATCATGGGGGTGATGATGTCGATGAGCGCGGAAAAAATAAAATATTCTCTATTGGATGAACTGGATGAAGGTGTTGAGATAAGGCAGTACGAAAACCTTATACTGATCTCTACAACTGCGGATGATACGAATTCCGCTTTTTCGACACTTGCGCGGTACATATCCGGAAATAACAGGGCTAATACAAAAATTGAGATGACCGCACCTGTGATCTCACACAGGGAGACAGGCGGAGTGAATATGTCCTTCATTCTTCCGCATGAATATGATTTAAGTAACGCTCCGGAACCCGGGGAAAATAACGTCAAAATTACAGAACTCACCACCCGGAAACTTGCAACCATTGCCTTTTCGGGTTATGTAAGTGATTCAAGTTACGAGAAACACAGGATGCAGCTTGAGAAGGTACTCAAAAGCAATGGTATTGTTACAAAAGGAGAATACTTTCTGATGAGATACAATCCTCCCTGGATACCTCCCACGATGATGCGAAATGACATTGCAGTGGAGGTGGAGTAA
- a CDS encoding APC family permease → MTSASGQSRSGGRIGYLSSVSIGIGGMVGGGIFAVLGIAVQLSGKATPIAFFMAGMVALVTSYSYAKLSVKFPSEGGTVEFLNQAFGEGILTGGMNVLLWLSYVVMLSLYAYAFGSYGSVFFPASAQTLMKHVLISGVVILLTSLNIIGSRVVGKAEEWIVGFKLAILITFIAFGIRGVGSQQLFSLAGSGPLQLLAGGMIIFLAYEGFELIANTAKDVEDPGKTLPRAYYTAVVFVIILYVLIAIVTVGNVSVDTIVQAKDYALAVAAKPFMGNIGFSLIAVAALLSTASAINATLYGASRVSYIIAKDGELPPSLEKKIWNRPVEGLLITSIFTLIIANIFDLSSISIMGSAGFLLIFAGVNAANLVLSRKTNSSRVLSATGVFVCIVALIALIWHTVSVSFNSIWILIVMVVSSFAVEAVYRNITGRGIKKIHKNNR, encoded by the coding sequence GTGACATCTGCCAGTGGTCAATCCCGTTCCGGGGGAAGAATTGGGTACCTATCTTCGGTTTCAATAGGTATCGGTGGAATGGTCGGGGGAGGAATATTCGCAGTCCTTGGTATTGCAGTCCAGCTCAGCGGTAAAGCTACTCCGATTGCATTTTTTATGGCGGGAATGGTGGCACTGGTGACCTCTTATTCCTACGCAAAGCTGTCAGTAAAGTTCCCTTCAGAAGGTGGAACCGTGGAATTTCTGAACCAGGCATTCGGTGAGGGTATACTGACCGGTGGAATGAATGTCCTGCTGTGGCTGAGTTACGTTGTTATGTTATCCCTGTATGCCTATGCATTTGGAAGTTACGGATCTGTTTTCTTCCCGGCCTCGGCCCAGACCCTTATGAAACATGTACTCATAAGTGGTGTAGTGATTCTTCTTACTTCCCTGAATATAATCGGCTCCAGGGTTGTAGGCAAGGCTGAAGAATGGATAGTCGGTTTCAAACTTGCCATACTGATAACATTCATAGCCTTCGGTATAAGGGGTGTCGGTTCGCAACAATTATTCTCGCTTGCAGGATCCGGTCCTCTGCAGCTTCTGGCAGGGGGTATGATCATTTTCCTTGCATACGAAGGATTCGAGCTTATAGCAAACACGGCAAAGGACGTGGAAGATCCGGGGAAGACACTTCCACGTGCATATTATACTGCAGTTGTTTTTGTTATTATCCTGTATGTTCTGATAGCAATAGTGACCGTGGGCAATGTGTCAGTTGATACTATCGTGCAGGCAAAGGATTACGCACTGGCGGTTGCAGCGAAACCCTTCATGGGAAATATCGGTTTCAGTTTAATTGCGGTGGCGGCACTTCTGTCGACTGCCTCTGCGATCAATGCAACACTCTACGGAGCTTCCCGGGTAAGCTATATCATTGCCAAGGATGGTGAATTGCCTCCATCACTTGAGAAAAAGATATGGAACCGCCCGGTTGAAGGACTGCTTATAACCAGTATTTTCACTTTAATCATAGCGAATATATTCGATCTTTCAAGTATCTCCATAATGGGAAGCGCCGGCTTTTTACTGATATTTGCCGGTGTTAATGCTGCAAACCTGGTACTTTCCAGAAAGACTAACAGTTCAAGGGTTCTGTCTGCTACGGGAGTGTTTGTCTGTATCGTAGCTCTCATTGCGTTGATATGGCATACTGTTTCCGTATCCTTCAATTCCATATGGATATTGATCGTGATGGTTGTCTCATCCTTTGCGGTGGAAGCTGTTTACAGAAATATTACAGGCCGGGGAATAAAAAAGATACATAAGAATAACAGATAA
- a CDS encoding PHP domain-containing protein, with the protein MFRRSDIDEQKIISSDGAAEYLENGWSRADLHVHSCCSYDVPPSRSMHPENLLTKAKKRDLDFVTFTDHDTVKAYDLLGWKRDDLTTGVELSIKDTNNVGHTVHINVFGFDRQQYREFNSLAEKEGNIYSVIEYFRDNGLPYMYNHPFWFQMGDKPNIDAIFELARHFPVIEYNMQDLRQKNLFSMDLARRYGKGMAVTTDSHTGSIGKVYTIAQGDDFHDYFTNICKGRYLMVVDEPIWKHLTRETSAWIELVFSMEKQIREEMGFTTGVGRIDRLVNLFDKYGLSNHHTFNNTTMNIMQLVSRSGLPVFLYMLSKQPQVSRIGKMFNALPQTTPDGNLF; encoded by the coding sequence TTGTTCCGGAGATCAGATATCGATGAGCAGAAGATCATTTCTTCTGACGGTGCGGCCGAATATTTAGAGAATGGATGGAGCAGGGCAGATCTGCACGTACACAGCTGTTGCTCCTATGACGTACCACCTTCTAGATCCATGCATCCTGAGAATCTGCTTACAAAAGCGAAGAAAAGGGATCTCGATTTTGTAACATTCACAGACCATGATACTGTCAAAGCATATGACCTGCTGGGATGGAAAAGAGATGACCTTACAACCGGTGTTGAGCTATCCATTAAAGATACCAATAATGTTGGCCACACCGTTCATATCAATGTTTTCGGATTTGACAGGCAACAATACAGGGAGTTTAACAGTCTGGCGGAAAAGGAAGGTAATATCTACAGTGTTATCGAATATTTCAGGGATAACGGGCTTCCTTACATGTACAACCATCCTTTCTGGTTCCAGATGGGCGACAAGCCTAACATCGACGCAATTTTCGAACTTGCCAGACATTTCCCGGTGATAGAATACAACATGCAGGACCTCAGGCAAAAGAATCTCTTTTCAATGGACCTGGCCCGCCGGTATGGAAAAGGAATGGCAGTCACAACAGACAGCCATACAGGCAGTATCGGAAAAGTCTATACCATCGCGCAGGGAGATGATTTCCATGATTATTTCACAAACATATGCAAAGGCCGCTACTTGATGGTAGTGGATGAGCCGATATGGAAGCACCTGACCAGGGAAACCAGTGCATGGATAGAACTTGTATTCAGTATGGAAAAACAGATACGTGAAGAGATGGGCTTTACCACAGGGGTTGGAAGAATAGACAGGCTGGTGAACCTTTTCGACAAATACGGCCTCAGCAACCATCACACGTTCAACAATACCACGATGAACATCATGCAACTGGTATCCAGATCCGGGCTGCCGGTATTTCTCTATATGCTGTCCAAGCAGCCGCAGGTCTCAAGGATAGGCAAAATGTTCAATGCACTGCCACAGACCACTCCAGATGGGAATCTGTTTTAA
- a CDS encoding UDP-N-acetylglucosamine--N-acetylmuramyl-(pentapeptide) pyrophosphoryl-undecaprenol N-acetylglucosamine transferase, with translation MNVLLFTCGEGLGHTGRSIALGRELLSAGHTVHFGAYGYSKELMEKSGYTVREIPQELKLVGREGSLNLEASIKHTARSISPENILSVLRLVKDTDPDVVVSDGYYLGVLAAGFRKISTYMIVNQSNMEEFFRDKSPMVGLLGGLVRSFYHFIYHRIDGIIIPDFPEPYTVCSRNLAFPEDVQHKLNFSGPLVRKRSSEVETPDLKKPHVLCTIGGFGYRREIFDKILDAARMDSKINYTLIAGPSLDINVLENVPENSRIYSFIADPFPFYKASYLVISAGGHGTLMETLSFGLPLFSFPDRGHNEQENNATTVEERGYGRRLDYSVSGEELLSMIREVVFEGKFRENTIRLREQAESFYGPASVRKLLEDISSKNAKDRA, from the coding sequence ATGAATGTTCTTCTTTTTACCTGTGGTGAAGGTCTTGGCCATACCGGCAGGAGTATTGCCCTGGGAAGGGAACTCCTGTCTGCAGGTCACACTGTGCATTTCGGAGCCTACGGCTACTCAAAGGAACTGATGGAAAAATCTGGATATACTGTTCGTGAGATTCCGCAGGAGCTAAAACTTGTGGGAAGGGAGGGTTCCCTGAATCTGGAAGCTTCCATTAAGCACACTGCCAGGAGTATATCTCCGGAAAATATTCTCTCGGTGCTGAGGCTTGTAAAAGACACGGATCCCGATGTAGTCGTATCCGACGGTTACTATCTTGGTGTACTTGCTGCCGGATTCAGGAAAATAAGTACCTATATGATCGTTAACCAGTCCAACATGGAGGAATTCTTCCGCGATAAAAGTCCCATGGTGGGATTGCTGGGGGGACTTGTCAGAAGTTTCTATCATTTTATCTACCACAGGATCGATGGCATCATAATCCCTGATTTTCCCGAGCCTTATACCGTGTGCTCCCGCAACCTCGCATTCCCGGAAGATGTGCAACATAAGCTAAACTTCAGTGGTCCTCTGGTCAGGAAAAGATCCAGTGAGGTGGAAACGCCTGATCTGAAAAAACCACATGTTCTGTGCACCATCGGAGGTTTTGGCTACAGGAGAGAAATATTCGATAAGATCCTGGATGCTGCACGGATGGACTCCAAAATAAACTATACGCTAATAGCGGGTCCGAGTCTTGATATCAATGTACTGGAGAATGTCCCGGAAAATTCCAGAATCTACAGTTTTATAGCAGACCCATTTCCCTTTTATAAGGCAAGCTATCTTGTGATATCCGCAGGAGGACACGGTACACTCATGGAAACACTGAGCTTTGGACTGCCGCTTTTCTCTTTCCCGGACCGGGGTCACAACGAACAGGAGAACAATGCCACAACGGTAGAGGAGAGGGGTTATGGAAGAAGACTTGATTATTCCGTTTCCGGTGAGGAGCTACTCTCAATGATCAGAGAAGTGGTCTTTGAAGGAAAGTTCCGGGAAAATACCATCAGACTGAGGGAGCAGGCCGAATCTTTCTACGGACCTGCATCTGTCAGAAAATTACTGGAAGATATATCTAGTAAAAATGCTAAAGACCGAGCTTAG
- a CDS encoding lysylphosphatidylglycerol synthase transmembrane domain-containing protein: MNQFTKLLTITLGISFISVFLIFVFVWDRQTLDLILGMRMEFIFGALLLHLLSFVVWGLRTTSMSKAIGYNVKFLDAIEIVTSSVFLASITPSSAGGEPLRVHLLSKRYMPVGKATAVVVTERLLDAIVILIASPIAVYFLRGRINDPRLDILLLAGVGIMFAVIFLLGYSVKRPGKLANFIHISAGAFSRFTGKRAFIRNLPHRIEKEIGHFSQCSHDFINEGRRGLFFGMLFTIIFWVLEFSLIPALLLGLGSEPFFLYAFATQVLLFILLIVPATPGSSGIAEFGATTLFSTFVPAYMLGVLVIIWRAFTFYINLLIGGLVSFKILHDSDLMGEILNKKPD, encoded by the coding sequence ATGAATCAGTTCACAAAACTATTGACGATAACCCTGGGAATAAGCTTTATTTCGGTTTTCCTTATCTTTGTATTTGTCTGGGACCGGCAGACTCTGGATCTGATTCTTGGCATGCGAATGGAATTTATCTTTGGTGCTCTGCTGCTTCATTTACTATCTTTCGTCGTATGGGGACTGCGCACCACCTCCATGTCAAAGGCCATAGGATATAATGTAAAGTTCCTTGATGCCATAGAGATAGTTACCTCAAGTGTCTTTCTTGCATCCATAACCCCTTCCTCGGCAGGCGGGGAGCCGTTGAGGGTTCACCTTCTCAGCAAAAGGTACATGCCTGTGGGAAAAGCCACTGCTGTGGTGGTGACCGAACGCCTGCTGGATGCAATTGTGATACTGATCGCCTCTCCTATAGCGGTATATTTCCTGCGTGGCAGGATAAACGATCCCAGACTTGATATTCTGCTGCTTGCAGGTGTGGGGATCATGTTTGCTGTAATTTTCCTGCTGGGCTATTCGGTAAAAAGACCGGGTAAGCTGGCAAACTTCATTCATATTTCGGCAGGTGCCTTCTCCAGATTTACCGGAAAAAGAGCTTTCATAAGGAATCTGCCTCACAGGATCGAAAAGGAGATCGGACACTTCAGCCAGTGCAGTCATGATTTCATAAATGAAGGGCGCAGGGGTCTATTCTTTGGAATGCTTTTTACGATCATATTCTGGGTACTGGAATTCTCCCTCATTCCCGCACTTTTGCTGGGTCTGGGCTCGGAGCCCTTTTTCCTGTATGCTTTTGCAACTCAGGTATTATTGTTCATTCTGCTCATAGTTCCCGCAACTCCCGGTTCAAGCGGTATTGCGGAATTCGGTGCCACAACCCTGTTCTCCACGTTCGTACCTGCCTATATGCTCGGCGTACTCGTGATCATCTGGAGGGCCTTTACTTTCTACATAAATCTGCTCATAGGTGGTCTTGTAAGTTTCAAGATACTTCATGACAGCGATCTCATGGGAGAGATACTGAATAAAAAGCCGGACTGA
- a CDS encoding APC family permease: protein MSSSKSMGLWSATSIGVGAMVGAGIFSIFGVATQIAGNAVYISFLIAGSVALLSTYSFAKLGVTYPSAGGPVEFLIKGFGDTVLTGGLNILLWTAYVFGLALYAKGFSSYAVTFLPAGSSQIWINILATLIIVLFTAVNFLGSKAVGKSELFIVSIKVGVLLIFATAGLIFVSPSNLSVGSFPATSHIFYGAGIVFLAYQGFSLITNAAEDMEDPKKTLPKALYLSVLIVICIYVLVSLTVVGNLSISQISTAKDYALAAAAKPFLGSAGFKIMAIAALFSTSSAINASLYSGANVSYLIAKKGELPVVFERTIWKRSTEGLFITAVLVILCTNFLQVEGLGMIASAALLIIYVAVNIAHLRLYRETGARPFLIWASLLSSVVFLVVLVYYQLGKSAMTLILLAAIIILCFVTEWVYRSYSGRPLKKRRV, encoded by the coding sequence ATGTCATCATCAAAATCCATGGGTCTGTGGTCAGCAACTTCCATTGGTGTAGGAGCAATGGTTGGTGCCGGAATATTTTCGATCTTCGGCGTTGCGACACAGATTGCCGGTAATGCTGTGTACATTTCCTTTTTGATTGCAGGCTCTGTTGCTCTCCTGAGTACTTATTCCTTTGCAAAACTTGGTGTTACTTATCCGTCTGCAGGAGGACCGGTGGAGTTTCTTATAAAGGGTTTTGGTGACACGGTATTAACCGGAGGATTGAACATTCTTCTGTGGACTGCCTATGTGTTCGGACTGGCACTTTATGCCAAAGGTTTTTCATCCTATGCAGTAACTTTTCTGCCTGCTGGCTCATCCCAGATATGGATCAATATATTAGCTACATTGATAATAGTCCTCTTTACAGCTGTCAATTTTCTGGGTTCCAAAGCCGTAGGAAAATCCGAGTTATTCATTGTTTCCATTAAGGTAGGAGTGTTGCTGATCTTCGCCACGGCGGGGCTTATCTTTGTCAGCCCGTCAAATCTGTCTGTGGGTTCTTTTCCCGCCACCTCTCATATTTTCTACGGAGCAGGGATAGTCTTTCTTGCATACCAGGGTTTCAGTCTGATAACAAATGCTGCTGAAGACATGGAAGATCCCAAAAAAACACTTCCAAAGGCCCTTTATCTGAGCGTACTGATAGTGATCTGTATCTATGTGCTTGTAAGCCTGACCGTGGTTGGAAATCTCTCTATTTCACAGATCTCTACAGCTAAGGATTATGCGCTCGCTGCAGCTGCAAAACCTTTCCTGGGGTCGGCAGGATTCAAGATAATGGCAATTGCTGCATTGTTCTCGACTTCCTCAGCCATCAATGCGTCTTTATACAGCGGAGCTAATGTGAGCTATCTTATAGCCAAAAAAGGTGAACTTCCTGTGGTATTTGAAAGAACTATCTGGAAGAGAAGTACCGAAGGTCTTTTCATTACAGCAGTTCTGGTTATACTATGCACTAATTTCCTTCAAGTGGAGGGTCTGGGGATGATTGCCAGTGCTGCTTTGCTTATAATTTATGTGGCCGTTAATATCGCACATCTGCGCCTGTATCGGGAAACTGGCGCAAGGCCGTTTCTTATATGGGCCTCTCTTTTGAGCAGTGTTGTTTTCCTTGTGGTCCTTGTATATTACCAGCTGGGAAAATCGGCAATGACTTTAATCTTACTCGCAGCCATAATTATTCTTTGTTTTGTTACAGAGTGGGTATATAGAAGCTACTCGGGAAGACCCCTGAAGAAAAGGAGGGTATAG
- a CDS encoding HAD family hydrolase: protein MIEALIFDCDGVLVDSMHLHAKAWKIAFEEAGIGINEKDIYWMEGANDRGIIEMVLKNAGITSDNDIFRSVPVRKHELFNVDEVRSFDGISEYLRELKDKLKLAVVSGSDKNALETMTGKFFPDIFDVMVSGNDVSHGKPQPDPYNKAVDELGVCRENCIVVENAPLGVQAAKAAGLFCIGLPTYVDKNDLKHADVVLRDHAELIEYLRKIQATEKIIC, encoded by the coding sequence ATGATCGAAGCTCTGATCTTTGACTGCGATGGCGTGCTGGTAGATTCCATGCATCTGCATGCAAAAGCCTGGAAAATAGCCTTTGAAGAGGCAGGGATAGGAATTAACGAGAAGGATATCTACTGGATGGAGGGTGCAAATGACAGAGGTATTATCGAAATGGTACTAAAGAATGCAGGAATTACCTCCGACAATGATATATTCAGATCGGTTCCGGTACGCAAACATGAATTATTTAATGTCGATGAAGTCAGATCCTTCGATGGTATTAGCGAATACCTGAGGGAACTCAAAGATAAGCTTAAACTTGCAGTGGTGTCGGGTTCTGACAAAAATGCCCTTGAAACGATGACAGGAAAATTCTTTCCGGATATTTTCGACGTAATGGTCAGTGGCAATGATGTCAGCCACGGAAAACCACAGCCAGATCCTTATAATAAAGCTGTTGATGAGCTGGGAGTCTGCAGGGAAAACTGTATTGTTGTAGAAAATGCACCACTCGGAGTTCAAGCTGCAAAGGCTGCAGGCCTTTTCTGTATTGGTCTGCCGACCTACGTGGACAAAAACGACCTTAAACATGCCGATGTTGTGTTAAGGGACCATGCAGAACTCATTGAATATCTCAGGAAGATACAGGCTACAGAAAAAATAATATGCTAA
- a CDS encoding DUF3267 domain-containing protein codes for MNSQRHDSLKENNWVQLKEPGDIFSAIVASLPLMILNLMLTIAIFAVVQQPVTLADFGIVQDGFQINIDLRIIVGFLILLIFHELLHLILVPDFVSSKKTYAGITPLGGFVYSEEEIQRSRYLMITIAPFLIISVIIPLVLGVLGILSQPLKILILLNSMASSVDLLTFILILTQVPTGSYLTSNGTRTYWKK; via the coding sequence GTGAACTCTCAGAGACATGATTCTCTGAAAGAGAATAACTGGGTTCAGCTTAAGGAACCCGGAGATATTTTTAGCGCTATAGTTGCTTCACTACCCCTGATGATCCTGAATTTAATGTTAACTATCGCGATTTTCGCTGTTGTACAGCAGCCCGTTACACTGGCAGATTTTGGCATAGTTCAGGATGGCTTCCAGATAAACATTGACCTGCGGATTATTGTAGGATTTCTGATACTTCTGATATTCCACGAACTGCTGCACCTGATTTTAGTTCCTGACTTTGTCTCATCTAAAAAAACATACGCCGGCATTACTCCCCTGGGAGGTTTTGTTTACTCAGAAGAAGAGATTCAAAGATCAAGGTATCTTATGATCACTATAGCACCCTTTTTAATCATATCAGTAATAATTCCGCTTGTTCTTGGAGTTCTGGGTATATTGTCACAACCATTAAAAATACTCATCCTGCTTAACTCCATGGCATCCTCAGTGGACTTACTGACATTCATATTAATATTAACACAGGTACCCACTGGTTCATACCTTACCAGCAACGGTACGAGAACCTACTGGAAAAAATGA
- a CDS encoding cryptochrome/photolyase family protein — translation MPKFRRSLFIFRRDLRIEDNTGLREAMESSDEVLPCFIFDPRLADPEREYFNANAFQFLVESLEDLSQDFESKSGRLYLFSGLPEDIIGVLDDKIGIDAVFLNRDYTPFSRKRDESIKQKCENSNIMLLEYHDALLTEPGTVLTQKGKPYSVFSQFYRTASERKVPVPSTIQDSDFFTNDINLDQPDDPRKLLPSYNEQLFATGGRENALKILEDVSQFENYDELRDYPSISGTTGLSAHNKLGTISIREFYHSLKEELGAGHTLVRELYWRDFFTHIAYHYPHVFKSAFREKFEKISWDYDQPGFGAWCSGNTGFPIVDAGMRELNETGYMHNRVRMITASFLVKDLHLDWRWGERYFASKLVDYDPCVNNGNWQWAASTGADSQPFFRIFNPWLQQRKYDPECKYIKKWVQELSEFKPKAIHALEKAELPEDAAYRRPMVDHSVERARSLVVFRSV, via the coding sequence ATGCCGAAGTTCAGAAGGTCACTTTTTATTTTCAGGAGGGACCTGCGTATTGAGGACAACACCGGCCTGAGGGAAGCTATGGAATCCTCGGATGAAGTTTTACCATGCTTTATATTTGATCCAAGGCTTGCCGACCCCGAAAGGGAGTATTTTAATGCAAATGCATTTCAGTTTCTGGTCGAATCTCTGGAAGACCTCAGTCAGGATTTTGAATCAAAAAGCGGGCGATTATATCTTTTTTCAGGACTTCCTGAGGATATTATCGGCGTACTTGACGATAAGATCGGCATAGATGCTGTTTTTCTTAACCGGGATTATACGCCTTTTAGCAGGAAGAGGGATGAATCGATCAAGCAAAAATGCGAAAATTCCAATATTATGCTGCTGGAGTATCATGATGCTCTTCTCACTGAGCCCGGTACTGTTCTAACGCAAAAGGGTAAACCTTATTCTGTTTTTTCTCAGTTCTATCGAACTGCTTCTGAAAGAAAGGTCCCTGTTCCTTCAACGATCCAGGATTCGGACTTCTTTACCAACGATATTAATCTCGATCAACCTGATGACCCACGTAAATTATTACCTTCATACAATGAGCAACTATTTGCCACCGGTGGAAGGGAAAACGCCCTGAAGATCCTGGAAGATGTTTCGCAATTCGAGAATTACGATGAACTGAGGGATTATCCCTCGATCAGCGGAACCACAGGACTTTCCGCACACAACAAACTGGGAACGATTTCCATAAGGGAGTTTTACCATTCCCTGAAGGAAGAACTGGGAGCAGGTCACACTCTGGTCAGGGAACTTTACTGGCGTGACTTTTTCACTCACATAGCATATCACTATCCGCATGTGTTCAAATCTGCTTTCAGGGAGAAGTTCGAGAAGATATCCTGGGACTACGACCAGCCTGGTTTTGGAGCATGGTGCTCGGGCAACACCGGCTTTCCGATCGTGGATGCGGGCATGAGGGAGCTCAATGAAACGGGCTATATGCACAATCGGGTAAGGATGATCACCGCATCGTTTCTGGTAAAGGACCTGCATCTTGACTGGCGCTGGGGTGAGAGATACTTTGCCAGCAAGCTTGTGGATTACGATCCGTGTGTGAATAACGGTAACTGGCAATGGGCAGCTTCCACTGGGGCGGACTCACAGCCCTTTTTCCGGATATTCAATCCATGGCTGCAACAGAGAAAATACGATCCCGAATGTAAATATATCAAAAAATGGGTTCAGGAACTTTCAGAATTCAAGCCTAAGGCCATTCACGCACTTGAGAAGGCTGAACTGCCTGAGGATGCGGCATATCGTAGGCCCATGGTGGATCACAGTGTTGAGAGGGCAAGGTCCCTTGTAGTATTCCGCTCAGTCTGA